The following are encoded in a window of Pyrenophora tritici-repentis strain M4 chromosome 6, whole genome shotgun sequence genomic DNA:
- a CDS encoding 2OG-FeII-Oxy multi-domain protein, which yields MADYKASTMPPNHKATVGNLQTFELPESLNGSVADRALGKSMIDAWKRDGILQISMDPINRKLADAAFLCSKKFFGMDYKKKAACLDDQSFAGYIASGEEITDNIADYSEIFTVTKDLALYDPRVQQQWPCHGPCPWPFTQMKTVMQAYMDYLGESGEKMLQLIAWGLGMEDGNALTRYTQDGWHHMRILRFPETNKVNGKGKAGRGIGSHTDYGLLVIAAQDDVGGLFIRPPIEGETYANWKESAAGKHEDTDGWVYVPPVPDVFTVFPGDMMQYITNSFLPSTPHKVGLNTRERFAFAYFHEPNFSAVMKPLPGFEAGQEPAEGIHYGSHFTNMFMRNYPERITADRMRNEGRLALLDSPSLRWKDTPVVGGKNVASTIPVDQTAEKSASI from the exons ATGGCTGATTACAAGGCTTCCACCATGCCACCTAACCACAAGGCCACTGTCGGTAATCTCCAGACGTTTGAGCTTCCCGAGTCTCTCAATGGAAGTGTAGCAGACAGAGCGCTCGGCAAGAGCATGATCGATGCTTGGAAACGAGACGGCATCCTTCAGATTTCCATGGACCCCATCAACCGCAAGCTAGCCGATGCAGCATTTCTGTGCAGCAAGAAGTTCTTCGGCATGGACTACAAGAAGAAGGCAGCTTGTTTGGATGATCAGTCTTTCGCCGGATACATTGCTTCGGGAGAGGAAATCACAGACAATATCGCCGACTACAGCGAGATCTTCACCGTCACAAAAGATCTTGCACTGTATGATCCTCGCGTCCAGCAGCAGTGGCCATGCCATGGTCCTTGCCCTTGGCCATTCACCCAGATGAAGACTGTCATGCAAGCCTACATGGACTACCTCGGCGAGAGCGGTGAGAAGATGTTGCAGCTCATTGCTTGGGGTCTTGGTATGGAGGACGGCAATGCCCTAACCAGGTACACGCAAGATGGCTGGCATCACATGCGTATTCTACGTTTCCCTGAGACCAACAAGGTCAACGGCAAGGGCAAGGCCGGCCGCGGTATCGGCTCCCATACTGACTACGGCCTACTCGTTATTGCCGCCCAGGATGATGTTGGTGGCCTCTTCATCCGCCCTCCGATCGAGGGCGAGACGTATGCCAACTGGAAGGAGAGCGCAGCCGGCAAGCACGAAGACACCGATGGTTGGGTCTACGTCCCACCTGTCCCTGATGTCTTCACTGTCTTCCCT GGTGACATGATGCAATACATCACCAACTCCTTCCTTCCCTCGACGCCCCACAAAGTCGGATTGAACACAAGGGAAAGATTTGCTTTCGCATACTTCCACGAGCCGAACTTCTCCGCCGTCATGAAGCCGCTGCCGGGCTTCGAGGCTGGTCAGGAGCCTGCCGAGGGCATCCACTACGGCTCTCACTTCACCAACATGTTTATGCGCAACTACCCGGAGAGGATCACCGCTGATCGCATGAGGAATGAGGGCAGATTGGCTCTATTGGATTCGCCTAGCCTTCGTTGGAAGGATACACCAGTCGTGGGTGGCAAGAATGTAGCCAGCACTATCCCAGTGGATCAAACTGCTGAGAAGAGCGCGTCCATCTAA